One window of the Archaeoglobus sulfaticallidus PM70-1 genome contains the following:
- a CDS encoding response regulator, producing the protein MKPRVLLVDDDDLLRGILASMLSDYEVIEAENGKAAVEKYFQHKPDIVLMDVMMPVMDGVKATKEILKKDPKAKILAITAFAPIRGDEMLEAGALDIIPKPITRKKLNEIVEKYLNMKI; encoded by the coding sequence ATGAAGCCAAGGGTTCTGCTTGTCGATGATGATGACTTGCTTAGAGGTATCCTGGCGTCAATGCTCTCAGATTACGAGGTCATTGAAGCAGAGAACGGAAAAGCCGCGGTGGAAAAGTACTTTCAGCACAAGCCAGACATCGTGCTGATGGATGTCATGATGCCGGTGATGGATGGTGTCAAGGCGACCAAGGAAATTCTCAAAAAAGATCCAAAAGCCAAGATTCTTGCGATAACAGCATTCGCCCCGATTAGAGGGGACGAGATGCTTGAAGCTGGAGCTCTAGACATCATACCAAAGCCAATAACAAGGAAAAAGCTTAACGAAATTGTTGAAAAGTACCTTAATATGAAAATATAA
- the afpA gene encoding archaeoflavoprotein AfpA, which yields MEEIEEKTMRVAWGITGAGDRLEEILAIMKEINSKYDDLEIRVYLSKAGEQVMKFYRIYNDLKSSFEKVYVEKNANSPFLAGQIQTGKFEFMIIAPATANTTAKISLGIADTLLTNSALMGLKAYVPLYILPTDYKAGEVLTKLPNGKLLKIRVRKEDVEHVERLRKMDGIFVLESPQEIPPVFEKHYRLLRKD from the coding sequence ATGCGAGTTGCGTGGGGAATTACCGGTGCTGGTGACAGACTTGAAGAGATTCTCGCAATAATGAAGGAGATAAACAGCAAATACGATGATCTGGAAATCAGGGTTTACTTATCTAAAGCTGGAGAGCAGGTGATGAAGTTCTATAGGATATATAACGATCTTAAAAGCTCTTTTGAGAAAGTATATGTTGAAAAGAACGCCAACTCCCCATTTCTCGCTGGCCAGATTCAGACCGGAAAGTTTGAGTTCATGATAATCGCTCCCGCTACTGCAAACACAACTGCCAAGATAAGTCTGGGCATAGCAGATACCCTGCTGACGAACTCGGCTTTAATGGGTTTGAAGGCTTATGTTCCACTCTATATCCTCCCTACGGACTACAAAGCCGGAGAGGTGCTTACCAAGCTCCCGAACGGCAAACTCCTGAAGATCAGGGTTAGAAAAGAAGATGTTGAGCATGTTGAGAGGTTGCGAAAAATGGATGGTATCTTTGTTCTCGAAAGTCCACAAGAGATACCACCAGTTTTTGAAAAGCACTATAGACTACTCAGGAAGGATTGA